In the genome of Arthrobacter sp. PAMC25284, the window CGTCGAAGCGCGCAATCACGAGCCCGGTGATCCGCTGGCCCTCGGGGTGCCGGTTCACGTCGTGGAATCCGGGGCCGTCTTCCACGCTGGCCAGCTCGGTGCGGTAGGGGTCCCAGGCCCGGCGGATAAAGGCCACCAGCGACAGCCCGATCGCCACCATCACGCCCTCCAGGACGCCGGCGAAGGCCACTCCGAGGAACGTGGCCACGAGCAGTGCGGCCTCCACCCGGCTCATCCTGAACAGCCGGACCAGGGTCCGCCAATCGATGACCGACGACGCCGCCACCATCACCACCACGGCCAGCGTGCTGGAAGGCAGGTACGCCGTCACCCCGGGCAGGACGAGCATAAAGAGCACCACGAGCGCCGCGGCGATCACCCCGCTCAGCGGGCTCTTAGCGCCCGCTGCAAGTGCAACCGGAGTGCGGGAGGTACTGCCGGAGACCGGGAAGCCGCCAAACAGGCCGCTGGCCACATTCACCACCCCCAACGCCCCCATCTCCCCATTCCCGTCCACCGTGACGCTGTCCCGGGCGGCGAGGCTCCGGGACAGCACCGAGGTGTCGGCGAAGGCAATCAGCGCGATGCCGGCAGCGGGTCCGAGAAGCCAGTACACCTCATCCAGGGTGACGCCGCCGAGGGCCGGGCCCGGCAGGCCGCCCGGCAGCGCACCCACCATGGGGAGGGCCGCCGTCAGATCCAGTACGGCGGCACCCGCGGTGGCTGCCACAACGGCCACGAGCACCCCGGGCAGCTTCCACGGCAGGAAACGTGCCCCGGCAATCAAGGCCGCCGTCCCCGTCCCGAACAGCACGGCCAGCGGATTGACTTCGGCCTGCAGGACGGCACGGAGCGTACCCGCTGCGTTCTCAACCAGCGTGCCGCCCGGGGACGGAATGCCGAGGAACTTGGGCAACTGGCTGAGGATGACGGTGACTGCGATGCCGTTGAGATAGCCGACACGGATCGGTTTGGACAGCAGGCCGGTGACAAAGCCCAGCCGGAAGACGCGGCCTGCCAGGAGGATCACCCCGATCATCAGAGCGAGTACCCC includes:
- a CDS encoding SulP family inorganic anion transporter, producing the protein MRGNWIRSGPPGARLLAGYQRPWLKSDLAAGAALSAVLIPAGMAYAEASGLPAVTGLYASVVPLLAYAVFGPSRVLIVGPDSALAPMIAAAIVPLAAGNSNRAVALAGVLALMIGVILLAGRVFRLGFVTGLLSKPIRVGYLNGIAVTVILSQLPKFLGIPSPGGTLVENAAGTLRAVLQAEVNPLAVLFGTGTAALIAGARFLPWKLPGVLVAVVAATAGAAVLDLTAALPMVGALPGGLPGPALGGVTLDEVYWLLGPAAGIALIAFADTSVLSRSLAARDSVTVDGNGEMGALGVVNVASGLFGGFPVSGSTSRTPVALAAGAKSPLSGVIAAALVVLFMLVLPGVTAYLPSSTLAVVVMVAASSVIDWRTLVRLFRMSRVEAALLVATFLGVAFAGVLEGVMVAIGLSLVAFIRRAWDPYRTELASVEDGPGFHDVNRHPEGQRITGLVIARFDAPLFFANGAVFTEHIRTLVAHAPGPVRCVIVASEAITDLDTTALDDLVELDDELDRLGISLVFAEMKGPVKDRLIRFGVSSRFGPGHFFPTVSNAVRSYKRDYDIP